Proteins from one Pontibacter korlensis genomic window:
- a CDS encoding YfhO family protein gives MTTSFNFKRDVLPHAIAVLVFLILTAVYFSPVLFQDKGLAQHDILQFKGGAKEIQDYRERTGEEALWTNSMFGGMPAYLIQTHFPGDWSGYIHKVLTFDLPALAGNIFITLICAYILLVAMGMSTWLAIIGAVAFSFTSYNLIILEAGHNTKSLTIAYIPMVLAGLIYALRKNLWIGAALFAVGLTMNLHFNHLQMTYYMLLLVLVFAVVEIIYAFKNGTFAELLKHGVVLLVAAILAVGVNFGRLYTTAEYSEFSIRGKSELTQPNSGNDVGSGLDREYAFNWSYGVSETMTLLIPDFYGGSSSAPLDTDSETYNAFLKMGAAPAQAEQLVKQGLPMYWGPQPMTSGPVYVGAIVVFLFVLGLFIVDRRWTSWLVAGTILSIVLAWGKNFEAFNYFMFDHFPLYNKFRAVSSALVIAQITIPFLAILALWKLINERSQIKDLDKKLLISGGITAGICLLVWLFAGTASFMSETDQRLIQAQFPIDAIRADRESMMRSDAFRSFAFIVLAAALLYFYVKNKLSANVAIAGVGILVLVDLWAVDQRYLNNGDFERQVEANFFQPTPADQMILQDTQDKERGLSYRVINLPNPFNDARTSYFHKSVGGYHGAKLRRYQDLIDRHISQNNLEVLRMLNTRYAITGDQKQPVQRIPDALGNAWFVEEVQPVQSPDEELNALTMFDAGSTAVVDVNKFPIERRYFSTDSANIKLVEYEPNYLKYEYHAAKEGLVVFSEIYYPEGWQAYLDGEPVDHFRANYVLRAMEVPAGKHTIEFKFAPQSYYTGNTVSLISSILLLLVVVGAIFYGVKKKPVEETIVEKV, from the coding sequence ATGACAACTTCCTTCAACTTTAAACGCGATGTGCTACCACATGCCATCGCAGTACTAGTTTTCCTGATTCTGACGGCGGTATACTTTTCGCCGGTGCTTTTCCAGGATAAAGGCCTTGCTCAGCACGACATCCTGCAGTTTAAGGGCGGTGCCAAAGAGATACAGGATTACCGTGAACGTACTGGCGAAGAAGCCCTCTGGACTAACTCCATGTTTGGAGGTATGCCAGCTTACCTTATCCAGACGCACTTTCCTGGAGACTGGTCAGGCTATATTCATAAAGTACTGACTTTCGACCTGCCAGCCCTGGCGGGGAATATCTTTATTACACTTATCTGCGCCTATATACTCTTGGTGGCCATGGGTATGAGCACCTGGCTAGCCATCATAGGCGCAGTGGCTTTTTCCTTTACTTCTTATAACCTCATCATTTTAGAGGCAGGGCACAACACTAAGTCCCTGACCATAGCTTACATCCCGATGGTGTTGGCAGGCCTTATTTACGCGCTGCGCAAGAACCTCTGGATTGGTGCTGCCCTGTTTGCCGTAGGCCTCACCATGAACCTGCACTTCAACCACCTGCAGATGACGTACTACATGCTGCTGCTGGTGCTGGTATTTGCTGTGGTGGAAATCATATATGCTTTTAAGAATGGCACTTTTGCAGAGCTGCTGAAGCACGGGGTTGTGCTTTTGGTAGCTGCCATACTTGCTGTAGGCGTGAACTTTGGAAGATTGTACACTACTGCTGAGTATAGCGAGTTCAGTATACGTGGTAAGTCAGAGCTTACGCAGCCAAATAGCGGCAATGATGTAGGCAGTGGCCTTGACCGTGAGTATGCCTTTAACTGGAGCTACGGTGTTAGTGAAACTATGACGCTGCTAATCCCTGACTTCTACGGTGGCAGCAGCAGTGCCCCGCTCGATACGGATTCTGAAACATACAATGCTTTTCTTAAAATGGGCGCCGCACCTGCGCAGGCAGAGCAATTGGTAAAGCAAGGTTTGCCAATGTACTGGGGGCCGCAGCCAATGACAAGCGGGCCTGTGTATGTAGGTGCTATTGTAGTATTCCTGTTTGTGCTAGGTCTGTTTATAGTAGACCGCCGCTGGACAAGCTGGTTGGTAGCAGGTACCATTCTTTCTATCGTACTGGCCTGGGGTAAGAATTTCGAAGCGTTCAACTACTTTATGTTCGATCACTTCCCGCTCTACAACAAGTTCAGGGCAGTGTCGTCGGCGCTAGTTATTGCCCAAATCACTATTCCGTTCCTGGCTATACTTGCTTTGTGGAAGCTGATTAACGAGCGTAGCCAAATAAAAGACCTAGATAAGAAGCTGCTGATCTCTGGAGGTATAACTGCAGGCATTTGTTTGCTGGTATGGCTGTTTGCCGGTACTGCCAGCTTCATGTCAGAAACCGACCAGAGACTGATACAGGCGCAGTTCCCGATAGATGCTATCCGTGCTGACCGCGAGAGCATGATGCGTTCCGATGCCTTCCGCTCATTTGCTTTCATAGTGCTGGCAGCAGCATTGCTGTACTTCTATGTTAAGAATAAACTTTCTGCTAATGTAGCTATTGCGGGTGTAGGAATATTGGTGCTTGTAGACCTGTGGGCAGTAGATCAGCGTTACCTGAACAACGGTGACTTTGAGCGCCAAGTGGAGGCTAACTTCTTCCAGCCAACTCCAGCAGACCAAATGATTCTGCAGGATACGCAGGATAAGGAAAGGGGCCTGAGCTACCGTGTCATCAATCTGCCTAATCCGTTTAACGATGCCCGTACTTCATACTTTCATAAATCGGTAGGAGGCTACCACGGAGCTAAGCTGCGTCGCTACCAGGATCTGATAGACCGCCACATTTCGCAGAATAACCTGGAAGTGCTACGCATGCTGAACACCCGCTATGCCATTACAGGAGATCAAAAACAGCCGGTGCAGCGCATACCGGATGCTTTAGGAAATGCCTGGTTTGTAGAAGAAGTACAGCCAGTGCAGTCGCCGGACGAGGAGTTGAATGCACTGACGATGTTTGATGCAGGTTCTACTGCCGTGGTGGACGTGAACAAATTCCCAATAGAGCGCCGCTATTTCAGCACCGATAGCGCCAACATTAAGTTAGTAGAGTATGAGCCGAATTACCTCAAGTATGAGTATCATGCTGCGAAAGAGGGGCTGGTAGTATTCTCCGAAATCTACTACCCAGAAGGGTGGCAAGCTTATCTTGATGGCGAGCCAGTAGATCATTTCCGTGCTAACTATGTATTACGCGCTATGGAGGTGCCAGCTGGTAAGCATACTATAGAGTTTAAGTTCGCGCCACAGTCTTACTATACTGGTAATACTGTATCGCTGATTTCCTCGATCTTGCTGCTTTTAGTAGTAGTTGGTGCTATCTTCTATGGCGTTAAGAAAAAGCCAGTTGAAGAGACTATTGTGGAGAAAGTATAG
- a CDS encoding DUF4834 family protein gives MIKFIFTTLLIIFFIRMVAPALLRWLLGMFIKKKMRNGTFFYSNMHQQGQAQQHRQNENGRAKGNVKIDYIPEQPERKTFNGGEYVDYEEVK, from the coding sequence ATGATCAAGTTCATATTCACTACATTGCTCATAATTTTCTTCATTCGAATGGTTGCACCTGCATTGCTTAGGTGGCTGTTGGGGATGTTTATCAAGAAGAAAATGCGCAATGGCACCTTCTTTTATTCTAACATGCATCAGCAAGGCCAGGCACAGCAGCATAGGCAAAATGAAAATGGCCGTGCCAAAGGCAATGTTAAGATAGACTATATTCCGGAGCAGCCAGAGCGCAAGACTTTCAATGGCGGGGAGTATGTGGATTATGAAGAAGTGAAATAA
- a CDS encoding 1-aminocyclopropane-1-carboxylate deaminase/D-cysteine desulfhydrase, which produces MQKLEDSLLQEQSVTLWVKREDLLHPHISGNKWRKLKYNLQEAKQQGYDTLLTFGGAYSNHIAATAAAGREYGFNTIGIIRGEEHLPLNPTLSFATSCGMQLHYISREKYRLKNEPDFLEELQRQFGKVYLLPEGGTNLLAVKGCTEIVQDIPLEYDYICCAAGTGGTLAGIVASLEGEKQVLGFPALKGGEFLQQEVEELVIAYGGQSYSNWQLITDYHFGGYAKIKPELIAFMEQFKQQHYIPLEPVYTGKMFYGLFDLIRKGYFKRGSTIVAVHTGGLQGNVGFKERLGVQV; this is translated from the coding sequence TTGCAGAAGTTAGAAGATAGCCTGTTGCAGGAACAGAGCGTTACGCTGTGGGTTAAACGAGAAGACCTGCTGCACCCGCACATTTCGGGCAATAAGTGGCGCAAACTAAAGTATAACCTGCAGGAGGCAAAGCAGCAGGGATACGACACCTTGCTGACTTTTGGAGGAGCTTATTCTAACCATATTGCCGCCACGGCAGCAGCTGGTAGAGAGTATGGCTTTAACACCATCGGTATAATCCGGGGCGAAGAGCACCTGCCACTTAACCCTACCCTAAGCTTTGCCACTTCCTGTGGTATGCAGCTGCACTACATCAGCCGCGAAAAATACAGGCTAAAAAACGAACCTGATTTTCTGGAAGAGCTTCAAAGGCAGTTTGGTAAGGTATACCTGCTGCCCGAGGGTGGTACCAATTTGCTGGCCGTAAAAGGCTGCACCGAAATTGTGCAGGACATTCCCCTTGAGTATGATTACATCTGCTGCGCCGCAGGTACTGGTGGAACATTGGCAGGCATTGTAGCTAGCCTGGAAGGAGAGAAGCAGGTGCTGGGTTTTCCGGCACTGAAAGGCGGGGAGTTTCTGCAACAGGAGGTAGAGGAGCTGGTAATAGCTTATGGTGGGCAAAGCTACAGCAATTGGCAGCTCATTACGGATTATCATTTCGGGGGCTATGCTAAAATAAAGCCGGAGCTGATAGCTTTTATGGAGCAATTTAAGCAGCAGCACTACATTCCGTTGGAGCCGGTTTATACAGGGAAGATGTTCTACGGCCTGTTCGACCTGATCAGGAAAGGCTATTTTAAGCGAGGCAGCACCATTGTGGCAGTGCATACAGGTGGCCTGCAAGGCAATGTTGGCTTTAAAGAGCGACTGGGGGTGCAGGTGTAG